In Plodia interpunctella isolate USDA-ARS_2022_Savannah chromosome 22, ilPloInte3.2, whole genome shotgun sequence, the following proteins share a genomic window:
- the LOC128679991 gene encoding lipase 1-like — MVLLEHIVYFVMLYLNSAKSLSVDDKLNIPDSKLNFTELANKYGYISEEYKFPTDDGYILTIFRMRRKACELKMPPVILMHGLLLTADSFVDAGPGSGLAYLLADDCQDVWVGNCRGSYYSRAHEHLNPDKDQEFWNYSVDEIGYYDIPATVDFVLGKTGLRKLNYIGFSQGAATIFVMCSERPGYCDKLNAFIGLAPAARHTNSKSIAFRVISTKLWKLEGVLTKSGVYEVFGKEYREFFTEFCNNDDATNFCLTLLWILDSSHPNSILDTTVKTLVGHFPSGTSVKSMARCGQSVATENFQKFDYGVDNIKVYGSENPPKYNLSASTMPVMLIYGQNDGLVDPVDVEWLVSKLPNVVDVSLVPDPKWTHLDNVYSSNIAGSMFPKIREYLLRYNTEYMS, encoded by the coding sequence ATGGTTTTGTTGGAGCatattgtgtattttgttatgttgtaCCTTAACAGCGCTAAAAGTTTAAGTGtcgatgataaattaaatataccagATTCTAAGCTGAATTTCACTGAACtggcaaataaatatggaTATATATCTGAGGAATATAAATTTCCAACAGATGATGGATATATTTTGACGATATTTAGAATGAGAAGAAAAGCATGTGAGTTGAAAATGCCACCAGTAATATTGATGCATGGGCTTCTACTGACAGCAGATTCATTTGTAGATGCAGGTCCAGGTTCGGGACTAGCGTATCTTTTGGCTGATGACTGTCAAGATGTCTGGGTTGGGAATTGCCGGGGAAGCTATTACTCGAGAGCTCATGAACATCTCAATCCAGATAAAGATCAAGAATTTTGGAATTACTCTGTAGACGAAATTGGTTATTATGACATACCAGCGACTGTTGATTTTGTTCTGGGCAAAACTGGATTGCgcaaattgaattatattggATTTTCACAAGGCGCCGCTACTATATTTGTGATGTGCTCGGAAAGACCTGGATATTGTGATAAATTGAATGCTTTTATCGGTTTAGCTCCTGCTGCAAGACATACGAACTCTAAGTCTATAGCATTTAGAGTTATAAGCACAAAATTGTGGAAGCTAGAAGGAGTTTTAACTAAGTCCGGTGTTTATGAAGTGTTTGGAAAAGAATACAGAGAATTTTTCACAGAATTTTGTAACAACGACGATGCGACCAATTTCTGTTTGACTTTATTATGGATACTAGACAGTTCTCATCCAAACTCAATATTAGATACTACTGTTAAGACTTTAGTTGGTCATTTCCCATCGGGGACATCTGTAAAAAGCATGGCTCGATGTGGTCAAAGTGTGGCTACggaaaatttccaaaaattcgATTATGGTGttgataatattaaagtttacgGTAGTGAAAATCCTCCTAAATACAACTTAAGTGCTTCGACTATGCCTGTGATGTTAATTTATGGGCAAAACGATGGTCTTGTTGATCCTGTAGATGTGGAATGGTTAGTGTCAAAGTTACCTAATGTGGTAGATGTGTCGTTAGTTCCAGATCCTAAATGGACTCATTTGGATAATGTGTACAGTAGCAATATAGCTGGATCAATGTTTCCGAAGATACGAGAGTATTTGCTTAGATACAATACTGAATACATGTCGTAA
- the LOC128679990 gene encoding lipase 1-like, which translates to MPQKGNAVNITILSVLILIAVAKINLPINAEVKEYLGYPTDSLLNFTELTAKYGYNTQEHTVITEDGYVLKLFRIVKNGKCFNKSLPVVLMHGLLLSADAWIDAGPGAGLAYLIADDCHDLWVANCRGNYYSRAHTTLDPDKDAEFWSFTPNEIGVYDVPAIIDYVLDQTGEDKLNYIGYSQGAGTFFIMCSERTGYCDKVNVLIALAPASRQVNTRSVIYRTFTKSMLKLEGMFFKFGVQEVLSKGAGFQEFLAFFCQLNLVTEKLCWAGQGLFDSFHPKSVKNTTTRALFGHFPAGTSVHSLAWYGQSMDCKDFRKFDYGADNIRLYGSEEPPKYNLSAVSVPVVAIYGQNDGLVDTKDVQWLMKKLPNVVEAWLVRDPKWNHFDVTYSQYTGDLMYPKIRTYLRYNFSVH; encoded by the coding sequence ATGCCACAGAAAGGCAACGCCGTAAACATCACAATACTATCGGTATTAATTCTTATAGCTGTCGCGAAGATAAACCTACCTATCAACGCGGAAGTTAAGGAATATTTAGGCTATCCAACTGACTCGCTGTTAAATTTCACAGAACTAACTGCAAAATATGGTTACAATACTCAAGAGCATACAGTTATCACAGAAGATGGGTATGTTCTGAAGTTATTCAGGATTGTGAAGAATGGAAAGTGTTTCAATAAAAGTTTACCAGTAGTGTTAATGCATGGGTTGTTATTAAGTGCTGACGCCTGGATAGATGCAGGGCCAGGAGCTGGATTGGCGTATCTAATAGCAGACGACTGTCATGACCTCTGGGTCGCCAACTGCCGTGGAAATTACTATTCAAGAGCGCACACAACCTTGGACCCGGATAAAGATGCAGAATTCTGGAGTTTTACGCCTAATGAGATAGGAGTGTACGACGTGCCAGCGATAATTGACTACGTTTTGGATCAGACTGGTGAAGATAAGTTGAACTATATTGGATATTCCCAAGGAGCTGGCACGTTCTTTATTATGTGCTCAGAAAGAACTGGTTACTGTGATAAAGTCAATGTTTTAATTGCTCTAGCACCGGCGTCTAGACAGGTTAATACAAGATCTGTGATCTATAGAACGTTTACAAAAAGCATGTTGAAGCTAGAGGGAATGTTTTTCAAGTTTGGTGTACAAGAAGTGCTGTCAAAAGGAGCTGGTTTCCAGGAGTTTCTGGCCTTCTTCTGTCAATTGAATTTAGTGACTGAGAAGCTGTGCTGGGCGGGGCAAGGTCTATTTGATAGTTTCCATCCAAAATCTGTCAAAAACACGACAACTAGGGCACTTTTTGGACATTTTCCGGCTGGAACATCGGTGCACTCTTTAGCTTGGTACGGTCAGAGTATGGACTGTAAggattttagaaaatttgaCTATGGTGCTGATAATATTAGGCTTTATGGGTCTGAAGAACCtcctaaatataatttaagtgcTGTGTCTGTTCCTGTGGTGGCAATTTACGGCCAAAACGACGGTTTAGTGGACACTAAAGATGTGCAGTGGTTGATGAAGAAACTACCCAACGTAGTAGAAGCGTGGCTGGTGAGGGACCCGAAATGGAACCATTTTGATGTTACGTATAGTCAATATACGGGAGATTTGATGTATCCAAAGATTAGAACATATTTACGATACAATTTTAGTGTGCATTAG